The segment CTTTTTGTTGTATAGTGGTAGTCTTATGAATGATAAGGAATTAACAGCGAAAAATATGGATGACGGGGTGACGGGATTCCGGCTGGGGGACGTTTCCGACGTCACGTTCAGTTTGTGGAGCCGCGGAAGTCGAGATTGAGAGGTGCGGCGGAGCTATGAGGTAATCGTGGAGGTCGGCAAGGTATGAAGGAGAGTTTTGAACAGTATGCCAGTTTATTATCCCAGGATGTCAAACCTGTTGATCTAACAGAACTTAGTTCAAGTAAGGAGCAAGCATTGGCATCTTTACAAGCAGAGCCGCAGTCAGATTGGAAGCTGGCAGTGCAGTATTTTGCCAACTTCACTGTAGTCTCAATAGTTTTCATAGGGTTGTATGTGCTTGTCCATAAGGCGTCATGGGCATAATGTTGCCGAGGTATGTTAATATACTTTCTTCAGATCACTCAGGATTGGCTGCTTAAGactcttttttctcttttatctAATGAAGCATATTTATATTCTATATTGAAGAAACGTTAGGTTTTTCTCATTGGTTGAACCTCATTTTGCAGGTGATGAATTTGATAGGTGATGTAAAGGGAAAGGTAGCAGTTATGGTAGATGACATGATTGATACTGCTGGTGAGTTTGTGAAAAACTCTTGATGTGCTAGTGCAATATTGATAGCTTGTCTTTGTGACCTTATAATCAGTTAGAATAGGGACTCAGCTTACACAATTCTGATCAATAAAAGTGCT is part of the Vicia villosa cultivar HV-30 ecotype Madison, WI unplaced genomic scaffold, Vvil1.0 ctg.000966F_1_1, whole genome shotgun sequence genome and harbors:
- the LOC131632569 gene encoding ribose-phosphate pyrophosphokinase 2, chloroplastic-like, with protein sequence MKESFEQYASLLSQDVKPVDLTELSSSKEQALASLQAEPQSDWKLAVQRHGHNVAEVMNLIGDVKGKVAVMVDDMIDTAGTIAKGAALLHQEGAREVYACTTHAVFRYIMTFYFLYIIYFNLGFVLLRHFNQVNYGEMKNKGTFDPLSILLLLF